In the Malania oleifera isolate guangnan ecotype guangnan chromosome 1, ASM2987363v1, whole genome shotgun sequence genome, one interval contains:
- the LOC131166281 gene encoding histone-lysine N-methyltransferase SUVR5: MEVLPCSGIKYVGDSDCPQQGPAAAFIYDGEPNCLEPQKPALVADGEFDGILLNAERPVEEMIGEDQAMFNEVPTSEGHCSGASYFECEVEGQNLSCDSHDFEDENLDVQNHCMGACVASENSHLILETIEGELPSNNGDGESFLSETRWPEEDESVAVWVKWRGKWQAGIRCARADWPLSTVKAKPTHDRKKYFVIFFPRTRNYSWADVLLVRPISEFPQPIAYRSHNVGLKMVKDLTIARRFIMQKLGISMLNIIDQLHTEALLETARSVTVWKEFAVEASRCKTYFDLGRMLLKLQNMILQRYLNSEWLEHSLHSWAHHCQNAHRAESVEMLKEELNDSILWNEVHSLPDAPVQLELSSEWKTWKNEVMKWFSMSNPLSSGGDTRQQSRDSPVTAALQISRKRPKLEVRRAEAHATNMEKGSHPAITVGIDSGIFDGHDTVNHATLASDHCKGEILGEGVAPTENPGSASNRWDNIVVEAGNPEFMQSKDVESTPTNGLVARKHLNLGSKNRQCIAFIEAKGRQCVRWANEGDVYCCVHLASRFAGNHAKAEGNLPVDSPLCEGTTTLGTRCKHRSLCGSLFCKKHRPHDDMKKTLPPPENKLKRKHEEIISRSKSSSCKDIVLLGQLDPPIRVDPVSVMEGDAFNGRSCLTENHEYSSKEYNNSEMPCCIGSCPNDGTDPCWESPKRHSLYCEKHLPSWLKRARNGKSRIISKEVFIDLLKDCCSQEQKMQLHRACELFYRLFKSILSLRNPVPKEIQLQWAVSEASKYPSVGEFLMKLVCSEKERLVRLWGFNATQDTQISSSVAEDPVPMPLAIESGHDIDDTIRCKICSEEFIDDQALGTHWMDNHKKEAQWFFRGYACAICLDSFTNKKVLETHVQERHHVQFVENCMLVLCIPCGSHFGNTDQLWLHVLSAHPANFRPSKIAEHQTLSVDEDSPQKLELDNSASVENNTQSQGNFRKFVCRFCGLKFDLLPDLGRHHQAAHMGPQLVGSRPPKKGIHFYAHRLKSGRLTRPRFKKGLGAASYRIRNRSNATLKKRIQASHSAGTEVMRVQSNVTEAVGLGRLSESQCSSVAKILFSEIQKTKARPNNLEILSIARSACCRVNLQASLEGKYGVLPERLYLKAAKLCSEHNIHVNWHQEGFICPRGCKPVTNSHLRSTLAPPSHELLQPRSTSPTYYMNEDWEMDECHYVIDSRHFAQNCGQKTVILCGDISFGKESVPIACVVDKDFLDSLGILLDGTDGQITKSSMPWESFTYIMKPLLDQSLDLDAESLQLGCACGHSACYPETCDHVYLFDNDYEDARDIYGKPMHGRFPYDENGRLILEEGYLVYECSHMCSCSRTCQNRVLQNGVRVKLEVFKTGKKGWALRAGEAILRGTFVCEYIGEVLSEHEANERHNRYDKASCSYFYDIDAHISDMSSFIEGQVPYVIDATRYGNVSRFINHSCSPNLVNHQVLVESMEYQLAHVGLYASRDIAVGEELTYGYRFKLLPGQGCQCHCGASNCRGRLE, translated from the exons ATGGAAGTACTTCCTTGTTCTGGCATTAAGTATGTTGGAGATTCTGATTGCCCTCAACAGGGTCCAGCAGCTGCTTTTATATATGATGGAGAGCCTAATTGCCTTGAACCTCAGAAACCAGCTCTAGTGGCAGATGGTGAATTTGATGGCATATTACTAAATGCAGAAAGACCTGTAGAAGAAATGATAGGTGAAGACCAAGCAATGTTTAATGAAGTGCCTACTTCAGAAGGCCACTGTAGTGGAGCTTCTTACTTTGAATGTGAGGTTGAGGGCCAAAATTTGTCTTGTGATTCCCATGACTTTGAAGATGAGAACTTAGATGTCCAGAATCACTGTATGGGAGCTTGTGTAGCTTCTGAGAACTCTCATCTAATTTTGGAAACTATTGAAGGTGAGCTGCCAAGCAACAATGGGGATGGGGAGTCATTTCTTTCGGAAACCAGGTGGCCAGAAGAAGATGAATCTGTTGCTGTATGGGTCAAG TGGAGAGGGAAGTGGCAGGCAGGTATCAGATGTGCGAGGGCTGATTGGCCCTTATCGACTGTGAAAGCGAAGCCAACTCATGACAGGAAGAaatattttgttatattttttccgAGAACAAGGAATTATTCTTGGGCAGATGTGCTGCTTGTACGCCCCATTAGTGAGTTCCCACAGCCTATTGCATATAGATCACATAATGTTGGATTAAAAATGGTTAAGGATCTGACTATTGCACGCCGATTCATTATGCAAAAGCTGGGTATCAGCATGCTGAATATCATTGACCAATTACACACTGAG GCTCTGTTAGAGACTGCTCGCAGTGTGACAGTCTGGAAGGAATTCGCTGTGGAGGCTTCTcgctgtaaaacatattttgaCCTTGGAAGGATGCTTCTGAAGCTTCAGAAT ATGATATTGCAGCGCTACTTAAATTCTGAGTGGCTTGAACATTCGCTTCACTCTTGGGCTCACCATTGTCAGAATGCACATCGTGCAGAGTCTGTTGAAATGTTGAAGGAG GAATTGAATGATTCTATTCTATGGAATGAAGTTCATTCACTCCCAGATGCACCAGTGCAACTGGAATTGAGCTCCGAGTGGAAGACATGGAAAAATGAAGTCATGAAGTGGTTTTCAATGTCTAATCCCCTTTCCAGTGGTGGAGACACCAGGCAGCAAAGCAGGGATAGTCCAGTGACTGCAGCTCTTCAAATTAGCAGGAAGAGGCCCAAGCTTGAAGTTCGTCGTGCAGAAGCACATGCTACAAACATGGAAAAGGGTTCACATCCAGCTATAACTGTTGGCATTGACTCTGGAATATTTGATGGCCATGACACTGTAAATCATGCTACATTAGCGTCTGATCATTGTAAAGGGGAAATTCTTGGAGAGGGAGTTGCACCAACTGAAAACCCTGGTAGTGCATCTAATAGATGGGATAACATTGTAGTTGAAGCTGGAAATCCTGAGTTCATGCAGAGCAAAGATGTGGAATCAACACCTACAAATGGATTAGTTGCTAGAAAACACTTAAATCTTGGGAGTAAGAATCGCCAGTGCATTGCTTTTATTGAAGCTAAGGGAAGGCAGTGTGTGAGGTGGGCAAATGAAGGTGATGTTTATTGTTGTGTGCATCTGGCCTCTCGTTTTGCGGGAAACCATGCAAAAGCCGAAGGGAATCTGCCTGTTGATTCACCATTATGTGAAGGTACCACCACTCTTGGTACTCGATGTAAACATCGTTCTTTATGTGGCTCTTTGTTTTGTAAGAAACACAGGCCCCATGATGATATGAAAAAGACCTTGCCTCCACCTGAGAATAAACTAAAGAGAAAGCACGAGGAGATTATTTCTAGGTCTAAATCCTCATCCTGCAAGGATATAGTATTGTTGGGACAGCTTGATCCTCCAATACGGGTGGATCCTGTCTCAGTTATGGAGGGAGATGCTTTCAATGGAAGAAGCTGCTTAACTGAGAATCATGAATATTCCAGTAAAGAGTATAACAACTCAGAGATGCCATGCTGCATAGGTTCGTGTCCCAATGATGGCACTGATCCTTGCTGGGAAAGTCCAAAAAGGCATTCATTATACTGTGAGAAACACCTTCCAAGCTGGCTTAAACGTGCAAGGAATGGTAAGAGCAGGATAATTTCAAAAGAGGTGTTTATAGATCTTTTGAAGGATTGCTGCTCACAGGAACAAAAGATGCAATTACATCGAGCATGTGAGCTGTTTTACAGGCTCTTTAAAAGTATCCTATCATTGAGAAACCCAGTCCCCAAGGAAATTCAGCTTCAATGGGCTGTATCAGAAGCTTCTAAATATCCTAGTGTCGGGGAATTTTTAATGAAGTTGGTTTGCAGTGAAAAAGAGAGACTTGTGAGGCTTTGGGGCTTCAATGCTACCCAGGATACACAAATCTCCTCCTCTGTTGCAGAAGATCCTGTTCCAATGCCATTAGCCATTGAGAGTGGCCATGACATTGATGACACAATTAGATGCAAAATTTGCTCTGAGGAATTTATTGATGATCAAGCACTTGGCACCCACTGGATGGACAATCATAAAAAGGAAGCACAATGGTTTTTTAGAGGTTATGCTTGTGCCATCTGCCTGGATTCTTTTACAAACAAAAAGGTCCTGGAAACACATGTGCAGGAGAGACACCATGTTCAATTTGTTGAAAATTGCATGCTTGTCCTGTGTATTCCTTGTGGCAGCCATTTTGGGAACACGGATCAGTTATGGTTGCATGTGTTATCAGCTCATCCTGCCAATTTCAGGCCATCAAAAATTGCTGAGCACCAGACACTATCTGTAGATGAAGATTCCCCACAGAAACTTGAGCTGGATAACTCAGCATCCGTGGAAAACAACACACAATCTCAAGGTAATTTCCGAAAGTTCGTTTGCAGGTTCTGTGGGTTAAAGTTTGATCTTCTACCTGATCTTGGGCGCCACCATCAAGCTGCGCATATGGGGCCACAGCTAGTTGGCTCTCGTCCTCCAAAGAAGGGGATTCATTTTTATGCCCATAGATTAAAATCGGGAAGACTTACCCGGCCTAGATTTAAAAAAGGTCTAGGAGCAGCATCATATAGAATCAGGAACAGGAGCAATGCAACTTTGAAGAAGCGCATCCAGGCATCACATTCAGCTGGTACTGAAGTAATGAGAGTACAGTCTAATGTAACTGAGGCAGTTGGTCTTGGAAGGCTATCAGAATCCCAATGCTCATCCGTTGCAAAGATACTTTTTTCTGAGATTCAGAAAACAAAAGCCCGGCCTAATAACCTTGAGATTTTATCTATTGCACGCTCAGCTTGTTGCAGAGTAAACCTTCAAGCTTCACTGGAGGGGAAATATGGAGTCCTGCCAGAACGCCTGTATTTGAAGGCTGCCAAACTCTGCAGTGAACATAATATTCATGTTAACTGGCACCAAGAGGGGTTTATTTGTCCCAGAGGATGTAAACCAGTTACAAATTCACATTTACGGTCTACCTTGGCACCTCCCTCGCATGAACTTTTGCAGCCCAGATCAACAAGTCCAACATATTATATGAACGAGGATTGGGAAATGGATGAGTGCCACTATGTTATTGATTCACGTCATTTTGCGCAGAACTGTGGGCAAAAAACTGTCATCTTGTGTGGTGATATAAGCTTTGGAAAGGAATCAGTTCCAATTGCATGTGTAGTGGATAAGGATTTTCTGGATTCCCTTGGCATCCTTTTAGATGGTACTGATGGCCAGATTACCAAATCCTCCATGCCCTGGGAGAGTTTCACATATATTATGAAGCCTTTGCTTGATCAATCCCTTGATCTTGATGCAGAG AGTTTGCAGTTGGGGTGTGCTTGTGGGCATTCAGCGTGCTATCCTGAAACATGTGACCATGTTTATCTTTTTGATAATGACTATGAAGATGCAAGAGATATATATGGGAAACCCATGCATGGCAGATTCCCATATGATGAGAATGGTCGGCTTATCTTGGAG GAGGGTTATCTTGTCTACGAGTGCAGTCACATGTGCAGCTGCAGTAGAACCTGCCAGAATAGGGTTTTGCAGAATGGTGTACGAGTAAAATTAGAAGTCTTCAAAACAGGAAAAAAG GGCTGGGCTTTAAGGGCAGGTGAAGCAATTCTTCGTGGCACATTTGTCTGCGAATACATTGGGGAGGTTTTAAGTGAACATGAAGCGAATGAGAGGCACAATAG